From the Streptococcus oralis ATCC 35037 genome, one window contains:
- the coaA gene encoding type I pantothenate kinase — protein MTNEFLHFEKISRQTWQSLHRKTTPPLTEEELESIKSFNDQISLQDVTDVYLPLVHLIHIYKRTKDDLAFSKGIFLQRESKSQPFIIGVSGSVAVGKSTTSRLLQILLSRTLPDATVELVTTDGFLYPNQTLMDQDILNRKGFPESYDMETLLNFLDRLKNGQDVDIPVYSHEVYDIVPGEKQRVKAADFVIVEGINVFQNPQNERLYITDFFDFSIYVDAAVEDIESWYLDRFLKLLSFAQNDPNSYYHRFTQMPIGEVEAFAHQVWTSINLTNLQNYIEPTRNRAEVILHKTKNHEIDEIYLKK, from the coding sequence ATGACCAACGAATTTTTACATTTTGAAAAAATCAGTCGCCAGACTTGGCAATCATTGCATCGCAAAACAACCCCTCCCTTGACAGAGGAAGAGTTAGAATCCATCAAGAGTTTCAATGACCAGATTAGTCTACAGGACGTAACAGATGTCTATCTTCCCCTAGTTCATCTTATCCATATTTACAAGCGCACCAAGGATGATTTGGCATTTTCAAAAGGAATTTTTCTTCAACGCGAAAGCAAATCCCAACCATTTATCATTGGGGTTTCTGGTAGTGTTGCTGTGGGGAAATCGACTACTAGTCGCTTACTTCAGATTCTTTTGTCACGTACTCTCCCGGATGCTACTGTAGAATTGGTGACAACTGACGGTTTTCTCTATCCCAATCAAACCTTGATGGACCAAGATATCTTAAATCGCAAAGGTTTTCCTGAAAGTTATGATATGGAAACTTTGCTGAATTTTCTTGATCGTCTAAAGAATGGGCAAGATGTCGATATTCCTGTCTATTCTCATGAAGTGTATGACATCGTCCCTGGAGAGAAACAACGTGTCAAAGCTGCTGATTTTGTCATTGTCGAGGGCATCAATGTCTTTCAAAATCCTCAAAATGAGCGCCTTTACATCACTGATTTCTTTGATTTCTCCATCTATGTGGATGCTGCTGTCGAGGACATTGAAAGTTGGTATCTGGATCGTTTCTTAAAACTCCTCAGCTTTGCCCAAAATGATCCCAACAGCTACTACCACCGTTTTACACAAATGCCAATTGGAGAAGTTGAAGCATTTGCTCACCAGGTTTGGACCAGTATTAATCTCACAAATCTACAAAACTATATCGAACCGACAAGGAATCGCGCCGAGGTCATTCTCCACAAGACTAAAAACCATGAAATCGATGAAATTTACCTAAAAAAATAA